A portion of the Paenibacillus antri genome contains these proteins:
- a CDS encoding extracellular solute-binding protein, whose protein sequence is MKKRSSIFLVSVLMISLLAACTQSPSATPSTDAPPASGGTATEKPADDKPSEPEAPKEPTKFSIGMRTLNVKYVENHANINDDPYVKALERFTNTDLDIRLIPHAEYETKMVQMFATNDLTDVIQASGGISGKELAGSVEAGVFVDLKPYLEEHGKALLETIPEAAWERVTDAEGHIYGIPEYLGNPSRRATWIRMDLLEKTGLPVPKTVDEFLEVLRAFKKLGVEEPFAGRAEFKYADTFFGAYDVFGYGNELELVDGKMQPKFLDVENMQAAIGVYKTMYDEGLMSKEFATVNPNTFKATITSGKAGMWSMNANELPIWGEQLVNNVPEAKVALIPSPIGPDGKGGYSLYSPVTRSFLITKQAEDKVVDIIKFFEWQTTEEAKLFFSYGLEGTDYAMNGSEPAYKAPETNEELDKQRYLNYWLWMVQDTTYNELVLSQTEEGRALIEIYDTMLANEGRDGYEFNDPLEAWVNNPDINPFSDRYPPLINEHIMKMVFGQEPIADWPKVIEEWRSKGGDALIEEATKKYNEGAVVYAPQR, encoded by the coding sequence TTGAAGAAAAGGTCATCCATCTTTCTTGTAAGCGTTCTTATGATCAGTCTTCTGGCGGCTTGCACGCAAAGCCCGTCGGCGACGCCTTCGACGGACGCGCCGCCGGCGTCGGGCGGGACGGCGACGGAGAAGCCCGCGGACGACAAGCCGTCGGAGCCCGAGGCGCCGAAGGAGCCGACGAAGTTCTCGATCGGGATGCGGACGTTGAACGTGAAGTACGTGGAAAATCACGCGAACATCAACGACGATCCGTACGTGAAGGCGTTGGAGCGATTTACGAACACGGACCTGGACATTCGTCTCATCCCGCACGCCGAGTACGAGACGAAGATGGTGCAGATGTTCGCGACGAACGACTTGACGGACGTCATCCAGGCGAGCGGCGGCATCAGCGGCAAGGAGCTGGCGGGTTCGGTCGAAGCCGGCGTGTTCGTCGATCTGAAGCCATACCTCGAAGAACACGGCAAGGCGCTGCTCGAGACGATTCCCGAAGCCGCTTGGGAGAGGGTGACGGACGCTGAAGGACATATCTACGGCATTCCGGAATATCTCGGCAATCCGTCCCGCCGGGCGACGTGGATTCGGATGGATTTGCTCGAGAAAACCGGGCTGCCGGTGCCGAAGACGGTCGACGAATTTCTCGAGGTGCTGCGCGCGTTCAAGAAATTAGGGGTGGAAGAGCCGTTCGCGGGCCGGGCGGAGTTCAAATACGCGGATACGTTCTTCGGGGCGTACGACGTATTCGGATACGGCAACGAACTGGAGCTCGTCGACGGGAAGATGCAGCCGAAGTTCTTGGACGTCGAGAACATGCAGGCCGCTATCGGGGTGTATAAGACGATGTACGACGAAGGGCTCATGAGCAAGGAATTCGCGACGGTCAACCCGAACACGTTCAAGGCGACCATTACGTCCGGCAAGGCGGGCATGTGGAGCATGAACGCCAACGAGCTCCCGATCTGGGGCGAACAGCTCGTGAACAACGTGCCGGAGGCGAAGGTGGCGCTCATTCCGTCGCCGATCGGGCCCGACGGCAAAGGCGGGTATTCCTTATACAGCCCGGTGACGCGCTCCTTCCTGATCACGAAGCAAGCGGAAGACAAAGTCGTGGACATCATTAAATTTTTCGAATGGCAGACGACGGAGGAAGCGAAGCTGTTTTTCAGCTACGGCCTCGAGGGCACGGACTACGCGATGAACGGCAGCGAGCCGGCGTATAAAGCGCCGGAGACGAACGAAGAGCTCGACAAGCAGCGGTACTTGAACTACTGGCTGTGGATGGTCCAGGATACGACGTACAACGAGCTCGTGCTCAGCCAGACGGAGGAAGGCAGAGCGTTGATCGAGATCTATGACACGATGCTGGCGAACGAAGGCCGCGACGGCTACGAGTTCAACGATCCGCTGGAAGCATGGGTGAACAATCCGGACATCAACCCGTTCTCCGACCGGTACCCGCCGCTGATCAACGAGCACATTATGAAAATGGTGTTCGGCCAAGAGCCGATCGCAGACTGGCCGAAGGTTATCGAGGAATGGCGCTCGAAGGGCGGCGACGCGTTGATCGAGGAGGCGACCAAGAAATACAACGAAGGCGCGGTCGTGTATGCGCCGCAGCGATAA
- a CDS encoding response regulator transcription factor, translated as MYNVLVVDDEPMIRRGLTKILESGGFGLEDIRSAENGVEALEQIRAFPPDFLFTDIRMAKMDGLELCGVVSREYPHIQIVIVTGYDDFAYARQGIACGVKEYLLKPITKKSIQEVVVRLLDAERKRERSLPSLAKSTAWIDAMEEAVWSLSEDDVARGIESLFGELRGKGLSTHQQTAIVADLCELLARKLNARDVYPLETSFRKESVAGSEDARARLVEFAASAMDALRTKRKGKAKDPIEEAKKFVELHLSRDFSLEEVADMLGLNASYFSQLFKQSTGETFASYRIRRRMERAKRLLAEPRHRITDISYEVGYADHPHFTKTFKKMTGDTPKQFREKLGIDS; from the coding sequence ATGTACAATGTGTTGGTCGTGGACGACGAGCCGATGATTCGACGAGGGCTGACGAAAATCTTAGAGAGCGGCGGTTTCGGGCTCGAGGACATTCGCTCGGCGGAGAACGGAGTCGAGGCGCTGGAGCAGATTCGGGCGTTTCCGCCCGACTTTCTGTTCACCGACATCCGGATGGCGAAGATGGACGGCTTGGAATTGTGCGGCGTCGTGTCCCGCGAATATCCGCACATCCAGATCGTGATCGTGACGGGCTACGACGACTTCGCGTACGCCCGGCAAGGGATCGCGTGCGGCGTGAAGGAATACTTGCTTAAGCCCATTACGAAGAAGAGCATTCAGGAGGTCGTCGTTCGGTTGCTCGACGCGGAGCGCAAACGAGAGCGCTCGCTTCCGTCCCTGGCGAAGTCGACGGCATGGATCGACGCGATGGAGGAAGCCGTCTGGTCGTTGTCGGAGGACGACGTCGCCCGCGGCATCGAGTCGCTGTTCGGCGAGCTCCGGGGCAAGGGGCTGTCGACGCACCAACAGACGGCGATCGTCGCGGACCTGTGCGAGCTGCTTGCGCGGAAGCTGAACGCGCGCGACGTCTATCCGCTCGAGACGTCGTTCCGGAAGGAGAGCGTCGCCGGAAGCGAGGATGCGCGGGCGCGCCTCGTCGAGTTCGCCGCTTCCGCCATGGATGCGCTCCGAACGAAGCGCAAGGGCAAGGCGAAGGATCCGATCGAAGAAGCGAAGAAGTTCGTCGAGCTTCACCTGTCCCGCGACTTCTCCTTGGAGGAAGTAGCCGACATGCTCGGACTGAACGCCTCGTACTTCAGTCAATTGTTCAAGCAGTCGACCGGAGAGACGTTCGCCTCGTACCGCATCCGCCGCCGCATGGAGCGGGCCAAGCGGCTGCTCGCCGAGCCGCGGCATCGCATCACGGACATTTCGTACGAGGTCGGCTACGCGGACCACCCTCATTTCACGAAGACGTTCAAGAAGATGACCGGCGATACGCCGAAACAATTCAGGGAGAAGCTGGGAATCGACTCATGA
- a CDS encoding carbohydrate ABC transporter permease: protein MNARMTAGYRTFTIFNYIFLTVATLSMFLPLLNVIAQSFSSPFAIDRGEVLFWPVEFTTIYYQYVFQDASIWRAFGISVFITVVGTFINLAATSSLAYPLSRDEFVGRKQLLLMIVFTMIFTAPLIPEFILIRELRLSNTLWALMIPTAISAFNLIVMRSFFIQIPKELIDSGRIDGAGELRMAWSIVLPLSKPVMATVGIFYSVMNWNTYKNALYYINDRALYPLQIKLREMLITDDIVDTGNDLFSNLATASPQGVQMTVIIVATVPIVMIYPFLQRYFVKGMMVGSIKS from the coding sequence ATGAACGCACGAATGACCGCCGGCTACCGGACGTTTACGATATTCAACTACATTTTCTTGACCGTCGCGACGCTGAGCATGTTTCTGCCGCTCCTGAACGTCATCGCGCAGTCGTTCAGCAGTCCGTTCGCGATCGACCGAGGGGAGGTGCTGTTTTGGCCGGTCGAGTTCACGACGATTTATTACCAATACGTGTTCCAGGACGCCTCGATCTGGCGCGCCTTCGGCATCTCGGTATTCATTACCGTCGTCGGCACGTTCATTAACCTGGCCGCGACGTCGTCGCTCGCGTATCCGCTCTCCCGCGACGAATTCGTCGGCCGGAAGCAGCTGCTGCTGATGATCGTCTTTACGATGATTTTCACCGCGCCGCTCATTCCGGAATTCATCCTGATTCGCGAGCTGAGATTGTCGAATACGCTCTGGGCGCTCATGATTCCGACGGCGATCAGCGCGTTCAACTTGATCGTGATGCGATCGTTCTTCATACAAATTCCGAAGGAGCTCATCGATTCCGGCCGCATCGACGGCGCCGGCGAGCTGCGCATGGCATGGAGCATCGTGCTGCCGCTGTCGAAGCCGGTGATGGCGACGGTGGGCATTTTCTACTCGGTCATGAACTGGAACACGTATAAGAACGCGTTGTACTATATTAACGACAGAGCCTTGTACCCGCTGCAGATCAAGCTGCGCGAGATGCTCATTACCGACGACATCGTCGACACGGGGAACGATCTGTTCTCGAACCTCGCGACGGCGTCGCCGCAAGGGGTGCAGATGACGGTCATTATCGTCGCGACGGTGCCGATCGTCATGATCTATCCGTTCCTGCAGCGGTACTTCGTCAAGGGCATGATGGTCGGCTCGATCAAGTCGTAA